One Natronomonas moolapensis 8.8.11 genomic region harbors:
- a CDS encoding tripartite tricarboxylate transporter permease: MEVTLAPGATVLALCFVGGGVGLGAVSGLVPGLHANNMALLLAGVAPSVPGPPLYVGMAMLSAGVVHTFLEIVPTLALGVPDPATAVAALPGHRLVLEGRGREALRLSALGSAGAVVLAAPLAIPITGLMVRLWPLVRANLAVVLCGVAATLILTERGVVSKLVAAASFGLSAALGLGTLDLSPEAPLAAGGMLAPLFAGLFGAPVLIDAVDGDGVPPQDGPEIAASKRGVLGLSGLGTLSGAVVGYVPAVSSAVAATLALLAVPGRYGARGFVVATSGVNTANTIFALFALVALGSPRTGVLVALESASVPLSMPHLLVAVTVGASAGFLCVLAVGDRYLAVVGRMDPARLSVGLLCGLAGLSYLFAGPVGVGAYLAATTVGLVPARLRARRANLMGVLIGPIVLG, encoded by the coding sequence ATGGAGGTGACACTCGCGCCGGGGGCGACGGTCCTCGCGCTCTGTTTCGTCGGCGGTGGCGTCGGTCTCGGCGCGGTGAGCGGCCTCGTGCCGGGACTGCACGCCAACAACATGGCGCTGTTGCTCGCGGGCGTCGCTCCGTCGGTCCCAGGGCCGCCGCTGTACGTCGGGATGGCGATGCTCTCGGCGGGCGTCGTCCACACGTTCCTCGAGATCGTCCCAACGCTCGCGCTCGGCGTTCCCGACCCTGCAACGGCGGTCGCGGCCCTGCCCGGTCACCGACTCGTCCTCGAGGGGCGCGGCCGAGAGGCGCTTCGGCTCTCGGCGCTCGGCAGCGCCGGCGCGGTCGTCCTCGCTGCCCCCCTTGCGATCCCGATCACCGGGCTGATGGTCCGGTTGTGGCCCCTCGTCCGGGCGAACCTCGCCGTCGTCCTCTGTGGCGTCGCGGCGACGCTGATCCTGACCGAACGGGGCGTCGTGTCGAAGCTCGTCGCTGCCGCCTCCTTCGGGCTGAGCGCGGCGCTCGGGCTCGGTACGCTGGATCTCTCCCCCGAGGCCCCGCTGGCAGCTGGCGGGATGCTCGCGCCACTTTTCGCCGGGCTGTTCGGCGCGCCCGTGTTGATCGACGCCGTCGACGGCGACGGCGTCCCACCGCAGGACGGCCCTGAAATCGCGGCGTCGAAACGGGGCGTCCTCGGGCTCTCGGGGCTCGGTACGCTCTCCGGGGCAGTCGTCGGCTACGTGCCGGCGGTGTCGAGCGCCGTCGCCGCGACGCTGGCGCTTTTGGCCGTCCCAGGGCGCTACGGCGCTCGCGGCTTCGTCGTCGCCACGTCGGGAGTTAACACGGCAAATACGATCTTCGCGCTCTTTGCGCTCGTCGCCCTCGGATCGCCACGGACGGGCGTCCTCGTCGCCCTCGAATCGGCGTCGGTACCGCTCTCGATGCCGCACCTGCTCGTCGCCGTCACGGTCGGGGCGAGCGCCGGGTTCCTCTGTGTCCTCGCGGTGGGCGATCGGTATCTCGCTGTCGTCGGGCGGATGGATCCGGCTCGGCTCTCGGTCGGGTTGCTCTGTGGACTCGCGGGACTGTCGTACCTGTTCGCCGGCCCCGTCGGCGTCGGCGCGTACCTGGCGGCGACGACGGTAGGGCTCGTCCCGGCCCGGCTCCGCGCCCGTCGCGCGAACCTGATGGGGGTGCTCATCGGTCCAATTGTCCTCGGATGA
- a CDS encoding DUF7523 family protein: protein MTVAEDTRAAVRAHPFLHTALRAGVLNYTAAAEFLDVGDTDAVVAALRRYAEGLDGHDPTGRRVSVSMRSNVGVAGDDEGGLLQVGTDTFAAAGGDLTAVVATGEVGARSLEAVLGRLRTAEIEAVAAAGTDGHLAVVVSRRAGPDAVRAVEDALGDGQATH, encoded by the coding sequence ATGACCGTCGCCGAAGACACGCGCGCCGCCGTCCGGGCGCACCCCTTTCTCCACACCGCGCTCCGGGCGGGCGTCCTCAACTACACCGCCGCCGCCGAGTTTCTCGACGTCGGTGATACCGACGCCGTCGTCGCCGCCCTCCGTCGGTACGCCGAAGGGCTGGACGGGCACGACCCCACGGGGCGCCGCGTCAGCGTCTCGATGCGTTCGAACGTCGGCGTTGCCGGGGACGACGAAGGCGGACTCCTGCAGGTCGGCACGGACACGTTTGCGGCGGCGGGCGGCGATCTGACGGCCGTCGTGGCGACCGGCGAGGTCGGTGCCCGGTCGCTCGAAGCGGTGCTCGGACGGCTCCGAACGGCCGAAATCGAGGCCGTCGCGGCCGCGGGAACCGACGGTCACCTCGCCGTCGTCGTCAGTCGACGGGCCGGGCCCGACGCGGTCAGAGCCGTCGAGGACGCGCTCGGAGACGGGCAAGCGACGCATTAA
- a CDS encoding thiol-disulfide oxidoreductase DCC family protein translates to MNSETDAAPVVLFDGVCNLCVGSLPWLLRMDRSDRLRFGTLQSEAGTELLERCGLPRTYDRSMVVVEGETAYTESDAVVRLAWLLGFPWALGSVAALVPESIRDRGYRWVARNRYEWFGTREACLAPDSDLVDGDLRDRLLG, encoded by the coding sequence GTGAACTCCGAGACCGACGCCGCTCCGGTCGTGCTCTTCGACGGCGTCTGTAACCTCTGTGTCGGGTCGCTCCCGTGGTTGCTCCGGATGGACCGAAGCGACCGACTCCGCTTCGGGACGCTCCAGTCCGAGGCCGGGACGGAACTGCTGGAGCGCTGTGGCCTTCCCCGGACGTACGACCGGAGCATGGTCGTCGTCGAGGGAGAGACCGCGTACACCGAATCCGACGCCGTCGTCCGGCTGGCGTGGCTGTTGGGGTTTCCCTGGGCGCTCGGCTCTGTCGCCGCCCTCGTCCCAGAATCGATCCGCGACCGCGGCTACCGATGGGTAGCGCGAAACCGCTATGAGTGGTTCGGGACGCGGGAGGCGTGTCTCGCACCTGACAGCGACCTCGTCGACGGCGACCTCCGCGATCGGCTTCTCGGGTGA
- the rpl12p gene encoding 50S ribosomal protein P1, whose protein sequence is MEYVYAALILHETDEEINEDNLTGVLDAAGVDVEESRVKALVAALEDVDVEEAIETAAAVPAAGGSAAGGSTETADEAEEADADEAEEADADADEEDDEDDDGGEGLGELFG, encoded by the coding sequence ATGGAATACGTTTACGCAGCACTCATTCTGCACGAGACCGACGAAGAGATCAACGAAGACAACCTGACCGGCGTGCTCGACGCCGCCGGTGTCGACGTCGAGGAATCCCGCGTCAAGGCGCTCGTCGCCGCGCTGGAAGACGTCGACGTCGAGGAGGCCATCGAAACGGCCGCAGCGGTGCCCGCGGCCGGCGGCAGCGCGGCCGGCGGATCGACCGAGACGGCCGACGAAGCCGAGGAAGCTGACGCCGACGAGGCCGAGGAAGCCGACGCCGACGCCGACGAAGAGGACGACGAGGACGACGACGGCGGCGAAGGCCTCGGCGAACTGTTCGGGTAG
- a CDS encoding DUF5827 family protein, which produces MPKPRDDVDDLREFEFREPEDVLEAEYLYTVYEIARLLQGVDPDAELDVETEDVLLDWAIPWMLDHSGAFVFAEPDADDEPGYYGLR; this is translated from the coding sequence ATGCCGAAACCACGCGACGACGTCGACGACCTCCGGGAGTTCGAGTTCCGGGAGCCGGAGGACGTCCTCGAAGCGGAGTATCTCTACACCGTCTACGAGATCGCCCGCCTCCTGCAGGGCGTCGACCCCGATGCTGAACTCGACGTCGAGACCGAGGACGTCCTCCTCGATTGGGCGATCCCGTGGATGCTCGACCACAGCGGGGCGTTCGTCTTCGCCGAACCCGACGCCGACGACGAGCCGGGGTACTACGGCCTCAGATGA
- the cysS gene encoding cysteine--tRNA ligase, translating to MTLRLLNTLSGEREAFEPADPDNVLLYYCGLTVSDAAHLGHARTWVHVDVIHRWLEHLGYGVRHVENVTDVNEKIVARVGERADGGTLGEDELDVARSFIGQLLADMRALNLERAEVYPRVSEHVPEIIALVETLIEKGYAYESNGSVYFDVTEFPDYGKLSNQSVADVEAQGAEDERSEKRTPADFALWKAGGVSEAAVEEHRHGDREYDADSPTGETWDSPWGEGRPGWHIECSAMSMTHLDDSIDIHIGGRDLVFPHHENEIAQSEAATGERFASYWLHADLFEMDDEKMSSSLGNFIPVSEAVDRFGVNALRMFFASASYNSTQTYSEAAIEEAIERWERLEAAHDRVESAADAPNARTKVESPLRGAVEDARTAFTDAMNDDFNTREALAALLELAGAANRHLEGADTYDYRGLRRTLETFEEFGEGVLGFDFGGGAEGEATLVGELVELVLELREDEREAGNYGRADDLRDDLEALGVEVQDTDDGPEYRL from the coding sequence ATGACGCTCCGTCTGTTGAATACGCTCTCGGGCGAGCGCGAGGCGTTCGAACCGGCCGATCCCGACAACGTCCTGTTGTACTATTGCGGGCTGACGGTGTCGGATGCGGCCCACCTCGGCCACGCCCGGACGTGGGTCCACGTCGACGTGATCCACCGGTGGCTCGAACACCTCGGCTACGGCGTCCGCCACGTGGAGAACGTCACCGACGTCAACGAGAAGATCGTCGCCCGCGTCGGCGAGCGTGCCGACGGCGGAACCCTCGGCGAGGACGAACTCGACGTGGCTCGCAGCTTCATCGGGCAGCTGCTCGCCGACATGCGCGCGCTTAACCTCGAACGCGCCGAGGTGTATCCCCGGGTGTCGGAGCACGTCCCGGAGATCATCGCCCTCGTCGAAACGCTGATCGAGAAGGGGTACGCCTACGAGTCCAACGGCTCCGTGTACTTCGACGTGACCGAGTTCCCCGACTACGGGAAGCTCTCGAACCAGTCGGTAGCGGACGTCGAAGCACAGGGCGCCGAGGACGAACGCTCCGAGAAGCGCACCCCGGCCGACTTCGCGCTGTGGAAGGCCGGCGGCGTCTCGGAGGCCGCCGTCGAGGAACACCGACACGGGGACCGCGAGTACGACGCCGACAGCCCGACGGGCGAGACGTGGGACTCGCCGTGGGGGGAGGGGCGTCCGGGCTGGCACATCGAGTGTTCGGCGATGTCGATGACGCACCTCGACGACTCCATCGACATCCACATCGGCGGCCGCGACCTCGTCTTCCCGCACCACGAGAACGAAATCGCCCAGAGCGAGGCGGCGACCGGCGAGCGGTTCGCCAGCTATTGGCTCCACGCCGACCTCTTCGAGATGGACGACGAGAAGATGTCCTCTAGCCTCGGCAACTTCATCCCTGTCTCGGAGGCTGTCGACCGGTTCGGGGTCAACGCCCTCCGGATGTTCTTCGCGTCAGCGTCGTACAACTCGACGCAGACCTACAGCGAGGCGGCGATCGAGGAGGCGATCGAGCGCTGGGAGCGCCTCGAGGCGGCCCACGACCGGGTCGAATCGGCGGCCGACGCCCCCAACGCTCGGACGAAGGTCGAATCCCCGCTTCGGGGGGCGGTCGAGGACGCGCGGACGGCGTTCACCGACGCGATGAACGACGATTTCAACACCCGCGAGGCGCTCGCGGCGCTCCTCGAACTCGCCGGGGCAGCGAACCGCCACCTTGAGGGAGCGGACACCTACGACTACCGGGGACTGCGACGTACCCTCGAGACGTTCGAGGAGTTCGGCGAGGGCGTGTTGGGCTTCGACTTCGGCGGCGGCGCCGAGGGCGAGGCGACGCTCGTCGGCGAGCTCGTCGAGTTGGTCCTCGAACTCCGCGAGGACGAGCGGGAAGCCGGCAACTACGGGCGGGCGGACGACCTCCGGGACGACCTCGAAGCGCTCGGCGTCGAGGTGCAGGACACCGACGACGGCCCCGAGTATCGGCTGTAG
- a CDS encoding 50S ribosomal protein L1: MADSIQDAVSSALSDSPDRNFRETVDIAVNLRDLDLADPNNRVDESIVLPSGTGQDTRIVVFAEGETALRAEDIADEVLDGEDLEDLGDDDNAAKDLADETDFFIAEANLMQDIGRYLGTVLGPRGKMPTPLQPDDDVVETVDRMKNTVQVRSGERRTFHTRVGAEDMDADAIADNIDVILRRLFTDLEKGPQNIDSVYVKTTMGPAVEVPA, from the coding sequence ATGGCAGATTCGATACAGGACGCAGTATCCAGCGCACTCAGCGACTCACCCGACCGGAACTTCCGGGAGACGGTGGACATCGCTGTCAACCTGCGCGATCTAGACCTAGCCGACCCCAACAACCGGGTGGACGAGAGCATCGTCTTACCGTCGGGTACGGGCCAGGACACGCGTATCGTCGTCTTCGCGGAGGGCGAGACCGCCCTCCGAGCCGAGGACATCGCCGACGAGGTACTCGACGGCGAGGACCTCGAAGACCTCGGAGACGACGATAACGCGGCGAAAGACCTTGCCGACGAGACCGACTTCTTCATCGCGGAAGCCAATCTGATGCAGGACATCGGCCGGTATCTCGGGACCGTCCTCGGTCCCCGGGGGAAAATGCCGACGCCCCTGCAGCCCGACGACGACGTCGTCGAGACTGTCGACCGGATGAAAAACACCGTCCAGGTCCGTTCCGGCGAGCGGCGCACGTTCCACACGCGCGTCGGCGCCGAGGACATGGACGCCGACGCGATCGCCGACAACATCGACGTCATCCTGCGCCGACTGTTCACGGACCTCGAGAAGGGCCCCCAGAACATCGATTCGGTGTACGTGAAGACGACGATGGGGCCGGCGGTGGAGGTGCCCGCATGA
- a CDS encoding 50S ribosomal protein L10, whose protein sequence is MSAEAERKTETIPQWKREETDAIVEFLESYGSIGVVDITGIPSKQLQDMRRELHGTAALRVSRNTLIERALAEVGDGLEGIAEHVDGQVGLIGTNDNPFGLYQQLEASKTPAPINAGEVTPNDIVIPEGDTGVDPGPFVGDLQTVGANARIDGGSIKVVEDSTVLSAGEEVSADLANVLAELGIEPKEVGLDLRGVFSEGVLFSPEELDIDVEEYVADLEAASSAARNLSLNAEYPTARTAPSMLAKAAGEAKSVGLSAAVESPDLADDLVSKADAQVRALAGAIDDEEALPEELRGVEAAPATPAADAEEADGDDDEADEAAVEESSDEDEDEDNAEDADDGGDALGDMFG, encoded by the coding sequence ATGAGCGCCGAGGCCGAACGCAAGACCGAGACGATCCCGCAGTGGAAACGCGAGGAGACCGACGCGATCGTCGAGTTCCTCGAGAGCTACGGCTCGATCGGCGTCGTCGACATCACGGGTATCCCGAGCAAACAACTCCAGGATATGCGCCGTGAGCTCCACGGGACCGCGGCGCTGCGCGTCTCGCGGAACACCCTGATCGAGCGTGCCCTCGCCGAGGTCGGCGACGGCCTCGAGGGCATCGCCGAGCACGTCGATGGCCAGGTGGGCCTGATCGGCACGAACGACAACCCCTTCGGGCTGTACCAACAGCTCGAAGCGTCGAAGACGCCGGCGCCGATCAACGCCGGGGAGGTCACGCCGAACGACATCGTCATCCCCGAGGGTGACACCGGCGTCGACCCGGGACCGTTCGTCGGTGACCTCCAGACGGTCGGGGCGAACGCCCGGATCGACGGCGGATCGATCAAGGTCGTCGAGGACTCGACCGTGCTCTCGGCCGGCGAGGAAGTGTCGGCCGACCTCGCGAACGTGCTCGCCGAACTCGGGATCGAACCCAAGGAGGTCGGCCTCGACCTCCGCGGCGTGTTCTCCGAGGGCGTGTTGTTCTCGCCCGAGGAGCTCGACATCGACGTCGAGGAGTACGTCGCGGACCTCGAAGCCGCCTCCAGCGCAGCGCGGAATCTCTCGCTCAACGCCGAGTACCCGACGGCCCGGACCGCGCCGTCGATGCTCGCGAAGGCGGCCGGCGAGGCGAAGTCCGTCGGGCTGTCGGCAGCCGTCGAGAGCCCCGACCTCGCCGACGATCTCGTTTCGAAGGCCGACGCCCAGGTTCGGGCGCTCGCCGGCGCCATCGACGACGAGGAGGCGCTGCCGGAGGAACTCCGCGGCGTCGAGGCTGCCCCTGCTACGCCGGCAGCCGACGCCGAGGAAGCGGACGGAGACGACGACGAGGCCGACGAGGCCGCGGTCGAGGAATCGAGCGACGAAGACGAAGACGAAGACAACGCCGAGGACGCCGACGACGGCGGCGACGCGCTCGGCGACATGTTCGGGTGA
- a CDS encoding CbiX/SirB N-terminal domain-containing protein has product MQALVIVAHGSHLNPDASTPTYDHADTIREAGVFDEVRTGFWKEEPSFREVLRTVESDEVYVVPLFISEGYFTEEVIPRELRLDEWDLEAWDSDGTSATHATFEAADVEKTIHYCGPVGTHDAMSDVIVRRAESVTGDPEVGEGVALAVVGHGTERNENSAKAVRLHADRIDAMDRFEEVEALFMDEDPEVDDVTDFFETEDVVVVPLFVADGYHTQEDIPEDMGLTEDYRTGWETPAEVEGHRIWYAGAVGTEALTADVLIERAADAGADVGDAIEEVREKTRTVGTDPDAGTTGDTGRDADAEAGAEAGD; this is encoded by the coding sequence ATGCAAGCGCTCGTCATCGTCGCCCACGGGTCACACCTCAATCCCGACGCGAGCACCCCGACGTACGACCACGCCGACACGATACGCGAGGCCGGCGTCTTCGACGAAGTGAGGACCGGCTTCTGGAAGGAAGAGCCCTCCTTCCGGGAGGTGCTCCGGACGGTCGAAAGCGACGAAGTGTACGTCGTGCCGCTTTTTATTTCGGAGGGGTACTTCACCGAGGAGGTCATCCCGCGGGAACTCCGCCTCGATGAGTGGGACCTCGAGGCGTGGGACTCCGATGGAACGAGCGCGACACACGCTACCTTCGAGGCGGCCGACGTCGAAAAGACGATCCATTACTGTGGTCCCGTCGGGACCCACGACGCGATGAGCGACGTCATCGTCCGGCGGGCCGAGAGCGTCACCGGCGATCCCGAGGTCGGCGAGGGGGTCGCCCTGGCCGTCGTCGGCCACGGGACCGAGCGCAACGAGAACTCCGCGAAGGCCGTCCGGCTCCACGCCGACCGCATCGACGCGATGGATCGCTTCGAGGAGGTCGAGGCGCTGTTCATGGACGAGGACCCCGAAGTCGACGACGTGACGGACTTTTTCGAAACCGAGGACGTCGTCGTCGTCCCGCTGTTCGTCGCCGACGGCTACCATACCCAAGAGGACATCCCGGAGGACATGGGGCTGACGGAGGACTACCGAACCGGCTGGGAGACACCCGCCGAGGTCGAGGGCCACCGGATCTGGTACGCCGGGGCAGTCGGCACCGAGGCGCTCACCGCCGACGTGCTCATCGAGCGGGCGGCCGACGCCGGGGCCGACGTCGGCGACGCGATCGAGGAGGTCCGAGAAAAAACCCGAACCGTCGGGACGGACCCCGACGCAGGGACGACCGGCGACACCGGGAGGGATGCGGACGCCGAGGCGGGCGCGGAGGCGGGTGACTGA
- a CDS encoding FAD-binding and (Fe-S)-binding domain-containing protein produces MGADNQEPMIRPADPPGDPSALEREPGDTVSEYIDLASDLEAAVSGAVRFDEYAQVLYATDGSIYQAQPAGVVYPKDIADVREAVRIAVEHETPVLPRGAGSSLAGQTVGPGCVVLDMSRHMDGLLEIDADAQRARIQPGIVQDDLDDRLAEEGLKFAPDPASSNRSTVGGGIGNNSTGAHSVRYGITDAYTEEVKAVLPDGSLLHAREVVLDSDEYDEIVSKDDREAEIYETVRALVEENEAEIEEKYPDLKRRVSGYNLDRVIYENGAGETVINLSKLYVGSEGTLGVIVEATVGLVTMPEETALVLYCFDSLVDAMEAVPEALNFEVSAVELMDDEVFRLAAESDGYSEYVEPIPGGTAAALMLEYDSELVEDFEAAIGETNAYFVDDGDAFDAIEAYTDEAQKDMWSLRKAAIPLLMSLEGDPKPYPFIEDATVPPEELAEYVVEFEEVLEDHDTSAAYFAHAGSGTLHIRPILNLKDEVGIEKMHSITDDVTDLVLKHHGSFSGEHGDGMARTEFNPKMYGDDLWTAFKEVKTAFDPEWFMHPGNVVYRDGPEDVGPADNRGVGADMRENLRYGSSYQSLEPQTKLDFSDEGGFSHLVELCNGCGTCRQTDENTMCPTFRASREEVQATRGRANSLRAAISGELPEEEIYSDRFQEEVLDLCVGCKGCKSDCPTGVDFAKLKAEVKHDYHQEKGTSLRSKLFGNVDTVNALGSAVAPVSNWAQKLPGSDVIAEKVLGIAPERDLPTFSKETLVGWFEERGPRVPLAEADDTVVLFPDTYTNYNYPEPGKAAVELLEAANIHVRVADKDEIAASGRAAFSMGLLDEAEERAQTNLDTLMPYVEDGWSVLFVEPSDAVMFQDEYLDLLSDDRVEDLAVAAYGVCEYLNTYQVTDEMDFDAPAEYVTYHGHCNQKALNRDHHAAAALSAAGYDVDALDSSCCGMAGSFGYEEEHYELSKAIGEILHEKVEESPGGEVVAPGASCRSQLADDDFEGERPAHPVEKLHDALA; encoded by the coding sequence ATGGGTGCAGACAACCAGGAACCAATGATCCGACCGGCCGATCCGCCGGGTGACCCGTCGGCTCTCGAACGCGAACCGGGCGATACCGTCTCCGAGTACATCGATCTGGCGTCGGACCTCGAGGCGGCCGTCTCGGGGGCCGTTCGTTTCGACGAGTACGCACAGGTGCTGTACGCGACCGACGGAAGCATCTATCAGGCCCAGCCGGCCGGCGTCGTCTACCCGAAGGACATCGCCGACGTCCGCGAGGCCGTCCGGATCGCCGTCGAGCACGAGACGCCGGTTCTGCCGCGTGGGGCCGGTTCATCGCTCGCCGGGCAGACCGTCGGGCCGGGGTGTGTCGTCCTCGATATGTCCCGGCACATGGACGGGCTCCTCGAGATCGACGCCGACGCACAACGCGCCCGCATCCAGCCGGGGATCGTTCAGGACGACCTCGACGATCGCCTCGCCGAGGAGGGCCTGAAGTTCGCGCCCGATCCGGCCTCGTCGAACCGCTCGACAGTCGGCGGCGGCATCGGGAACAACTCGACCGGCGCACACTCGGTTCGCTACGGGATCACGGACGCCTACACCGAGGAGGTCAAAGCCGTCCTCCCCGACGGTTCGTTGCTGCACGCCCGCGAGGTCGTCCTCGACAGCGACGAGTACGACGAGATCGTCTCGAAAGACGACCGCGAGGCCGAAATATATGAGACCGTCCGCGCGCTCGTCGAGGAGAACGAAGCCGAGATTGAAGAGAAGTACCCCGATCTCAAGCGCCGCGTCAGCGGCTACAACCTCGATCGCGTCATCTATGAGAACGGCGCGGGCGAGACGGTGATCAACCTCTCGAAGCTCTACGTCGGCAGCGAGGGGACCCTCGGCGTCATTGTCGAGGCCACAGTCGGCCTCGTGACGATGCCCGAGGAGACCGCGTTGGTGCTGTACTGTTTCGACTCGCTGGTCGACGCGATGGAGGCCGTCCCGGAGGCCTTGAACTTCGAGGTCAGCGCCGTCGAGTTGATGGACGACGAGGTGTTCCGGCTGGCAGCCGAGTCGGACGGCTACAGCGAGTACGTCGAGCCGATCCCCGGGGGGACGGCCGCGGCGCTCATGCTCGAGTACGACTCCGAACTCGTCGAGGACTTCGAGGCCGCCATCGGCGAGACCAACGCGTACTTCGTCGACGACGGCGACGCCTTCGACGCCATCGAGGCCTACACCGACGAGGCCCAAAAGGACATGTGGTCGCTCCGGAAGGCGGCGATCCCGCTGTTGATGAGTCTGGAGGGCGACCCCAAGCCGTACCCGTTCATCGAGGACGCGACGGTGCCGCCGGAGGAGCTCGCCGAGTACGTCGTCGAGTTCGAGGAGGTCCTAGAGGATCACGACACCTCCGCCGCGTACTTCGCCCACGCCGGCAGCGGCACGCTGCATATCCGGCCGATCCTGAACCTCAAAGACGAGGTCGGCATCGAGAAAATGCACTCGATCACCGACGACGTGACCGACCTGGTGTTGAAACATCACGGGTCCTTTTCGGGCGAACACGGCGACGGGATGGCCCGAACCGAGTTCAACCCGAAGATGTACGGCGACGACCTCTGGACCGCGTTCAAGGAGGTCAAGACCGCCTTCGATCCCGAGTGGTTCATGCATCCCGGCAACGTCGTCTACCGCGACGGCCCCGAGGACGTCGGTCCGGCGGACAACCGCGGCGTCGGCGCGGATATGCGGGAGAACCTCCGGTACGGCTCGAGCTATCAGTCGCTCGAACCGCAGACGAAGCTGGATTTCTCCGACGAGGGCGGCTTTTCGCACCTCGTCGAGTTGTGCAACGGCTGTGGGACCTGCCGACAGACCGACGAGAACACGATGTGTCCGACGTTCCGGGCCTCCCGCGAGGAGGTCCAGGCGACCCGGGGGCGCGCGAACTCCCTGCGGGCCGCCATAAGCGGCGAACTCCCGGAAGAGGAGATCTACTCCGATCGCTTCCAGGAGGAGGTGTTGGACCTCTGTGTCGGCTGTAAGGGCTGTAAGTCCGATTGCCCGACCGGTGTCGACTTCGCGAAGCTGAAAGCCGAGGTCAAACACGACTATCATCAAGAGAAGGGAACGAGTCTCCGATCGAAGCTCTTCGGCAACGTCGATACGGTCAACGCCCTCGGGAGCGCCGTTGCGCCGGTCTCGAACTGGGCACAAAAGCTCCCCGGATCGGACGTCATCGCCGAGAAGGTACTCGGGATCGCCCCCGAGCGCGACCTCCCGACGTTCTCGAAGGAAACGCTCGTCGGGTGGTTCGAGGAGCGCGGTCCCCGGGTTCCGCTGGCGGAGGCCGACGACACCGTCGTCCTGTTCCCGGACACCTACACCAACTACAACTACCCCGAGCCCGGGAAGGCGGCCGTCGAACTGCTCGAGGCGGCGAACATCCACGTTCGCGTCGCGGACAAAGACGAGATCGCCGCCAGCGGCCGGGCGGCCTTCTCGATGGGGCTGCTCGACGAGGCCGAAGAACGCGCCCAAACGAACCTCGACACGTTGATGCCGTACGTCGAGGACGGCTGGTCTGTGCTGTTCGTCGAACCCTCCGACGCTGTGATGTTTCAGGACGAGTACCTCGATCTCCTCTCGGACGACCGCGTCGAGGACCTCGCCGTCGCCGCCTACGGCGTCTGCGAGTATCTCAACACGTATCAGGTCACCGACGAGATGGACTTCGACGCGCCCGCGGAGTACGTGACCTACCACGGCCACTGCAACCAGAAGGCGCTCAACCGCGATCACCACGCCGCAGCCGCGCTGTCGGCGGCCGGCTACGACGTCGACGCGCTCGACTCGTCGTGCTGTGGGATGGCCGGCTCCTTCGGCTACGAAGAGGAGCACTACGAACTCTCGAAGGCGATCGGTGAGATCCTCCACGAGAAGGTCGAAGAGAGCCCCGGCGGCGAGGTCGTCGCCCCCGGCGCGTCCTGTCGCTCTCAGCTCGCGGACGACGACTTCGAGGGCGAACGCCCCGCCCACCCCGTCGAGAAGCTCCACGACGCGCTGGCCTGA